The following coding sequences lie in one Desulfobacterales bacterium genomic window:
- the rpmA gene encoding 50S ribosomal protein L27: MAHKKAAGSSKNGRDSNAQRRGVKRYGGQKVKAGNILVRQLGTRIHPGDNVGIGKDYTLFAKIDGIVAYERVGRSRKKVSVYAE, encoded by the coding sequence ATGGCTCATAAAAAAGCAGCAGGAAGTTCCAAAAACGGGCGCGACAGCAACGCCCAACGGCGTGGTGTTAAACGCTACGGCGGCCAAAAGGTTAAAGCCGGTAATATCCTTGTACGCCAATTGGGAACCCGGATTCATCCGGGGGATAACGTCGGCATCGGCAAGGATTATACCCTCTTTGCCAAGATCGACGGCATTGTTGCCTACGAAAGAGTCGGTCGCTCACGCAAAAAAGTCAGCGTATATGCCGAGTGA
- the rsfS gene encoding ribosome silencing factor, with protein MSRDAAVALDVFIEAVTKKKALNLVVLDVQNLTSIADVFIICSGQSNRQVNAIADAAIDHLKKHKIKPLSVEGTGEGHWVLMDYGDVVIHIFYEPVREFFDLEGLWVDAKRVETPILKKLQNSNK; from the coding sequence ATGAGCAGAGACGCGGCTGTTGCGCTTGATGTGTTCATAGAAGCAGTAACGAAAAAGAAAGCATTGAATTTAGTGGTTTTGGATGTCCAGAACCTGACCTCCATCGCCGATGTTTTTATCATCTGCAGCGGACAATCCAACCGCCAGGTAAACGCAATTGCAGACGCGGCGATTGACCATTTAAAAAAGCATAAAATCAAACCCCTCAGCGTTGAAGGCACCGGCGAGGGCCACTGGGTGCTAATGGACTACGGAGATGTGGTCATTCATATATTCTACGAGCCGGTGCGTGAGTTCTTCGACCTCGAGGGCCTGTGGGTGGATGCCAAACGAGTTGAAACCCCGATTCTGAAAAAGCTGCAAAACTCAAACAAATAA
- a CDS encoding PilZ domain-containing protein, protein MKKLDRRKFPRIKVCNPVAYDCLDKDGVLCEQNMGIALDISQNGILLETAQMIQQKNIYLVFVDLEDNMTRIIGRVVFSVKNKDGNYKSGINFQGESDENIAFATRLFQAYQQFESEPIVINGARV, encoded by the coding sequence ATGAAGAAATTAGACCGCAGAAAATTCCCCAGGATAAAAGTCTGTAATCCGGTTGCCTACGATTGTTTGGACAAAGATGGTGTTCTGTGCGAGCAAAATATGGGAATTGCCCTGGACATCAGCCAAAACGGCATTCTGCTGGAAACTGCCCAGATGATTCAGCAAAAGAATATCTATCTGGTATTTGTTGACCTGGAAGATAACATGACCCGGATCATCGGAAGGGTGGTTTTTTCCGTCAAGAACAAAGACGGAAATTACAAAAGCGGAATCAATTTTCAGGGCGAATCCGATGAAAACATCGCCTTTGCAACTCGTTTATTTCAAGCCTATCAGCAATTTGAATCAGAGCCCATTGTGATCAATGGCGCCCGAGTTTAA
- a CDS encoding SO_0444 family Cu/Zn efflux transporter, translating to MSLRKQGANNGATTAFLISTPESGVDSISITYALLDPIMTVARPVVAFITAAVAGITENLFGPKNETTRITPDLTCPVDGCCDGENCSPEEHRLHHTFGEKLAAGMRFAVDDLWNDLAGWFMIGMILAGLITVLIPPDMFGKYLGAGLPAMLIMLAVGIPLYICATASTPIAAALILKGVSPGAALVFLLAGPATNIASLTVLTGVLGKRATAIYLTSIAVCAVVFGLIVDQVYVSLGISAQAVVGQASEIVPRWAGVIGALMILGMSVKPIWKALRARFSPAAKQEETLSETKKTLAEPLPVVSDCCPKCDSSSDTRRN from the coding sequence GTGTCGCTGCGCAAACAGGGTGCCAATAATGGCGCCACAACTGCATTTTTAATTTCAACCCCGGAGTCCGGGGTGGATTCCATTTCCATCACCTATGCTTTGCTGGATCCCATCATGACCGTCGCGCGCCCGGTGGTGGCTTTTATCACCGCGGCGGTGGCCGGCATTACCGAAAACCTTTTTGGGCCCAAAAATGAAACCACCCGCATCACACCGGATCTGACCTGTCCGGTGGATGGCTGCTGCGACGGGGAGAATTGCTCACCAGAAGAGCACCGCCTGCATCACACCTTCGGGGAAAAACTTGCTGCCGGCATGCGTTTTGCCGTCGATGATCTCTGGAATGATCTGGCCGGCTGGTTTATGATCGGAATGATATTGGCCGGATTGATTACGGTGCTGATCCCGCCAGACATGTTCGGTAAATATCTGGGCGCCGGCCTTCCGGCCATGCTGATCATGCTGGCGGTGGGCATTCCGTTGTATATTTGCGCAACAGCCTCCACCCCGATTGCCGCAGCCCTGATTCTAAAAGGCGTCAGCCCGGGCGCCGCTCTGGTATTTCTTTTAGCCGGGCCGGCCACCAACATCGCCTCCTTAACGGTCTTAACCGGTGTGCTGGGCAAGCGGGCCACTGCCATTTACCTGACATCCATTGCAGTATGCGCGGTTGTGTTTGGTTTAATCGTTGATCAGGTATATGTTTCTTTAGGGATATCGGCCCAGGCCGTAGTGGGCCAGGCGTCGGAAATTGTGCCCCGTTGGGCGGGGGTCATCGGTGCGCTGATGATACTGGGAATGTCGGTTAAACCCATCTGGAAGGCGCTGCGGGCACGCTTCAGTCCGGCCGCAAAGCAGGAAGAGACCCTATCTGAGACGAAGAAAACGTTGGCTGAGCCGCTGCCGGTGGTGTCTGATTGCTGTCCGAAATGCGATAGTTCTTCCGATACACGCCGCAACTGA
- the nadD gene encoding nicotinate-nucleotide adenylyltransferase: MRIGLFGGTFNPIHRGHLRAASEVKNIYSLDHIFLIPAALPPHKTPVAVASADDRLAMIRLAIGDNGGITVSDVELQRSGPSYTIDTVYHFKGTQSDDASIFLVMGLDAFLEIDTWKSYRELLEQIPMIIMGRPQHPNQNIQQGWKILQEYLTFKIAAEYRFSKTQKAFISEGRQTVYVCDVQALDISSTQIRQAVKQNQSIDNWVPAPVAEYIHQKGLYT, translated from the coding sequence ATGCGCATTGGATTATTCGGCGGCACGTTTAACCCCATTCATCGGGGGCACCTGCGGGCTGCATCAGAGGTTAAAAACATTTATAGCCTGGATCATATCTTTTTGATTCCAGCCGCATTGCCGCCGCATAAAACACCCGTAGCGGTGGCCAGTGCCGATGACCGTCTTGCGATGATCCGCCTGGCAATCGGCGACAATGGCGGTATAACCGTTTCGGATGTCGAATTGCAGCGCAGCGGGCCATCCTACACAATTGATACGGTTTACCATTTTAAAGGCACCCAGTCTGATGATGCCAGCATATTTCTGGTTATGGGACTGGATGCTTTCCTTGAAATTGATACCTGGAAATCTTACCGGGAATTACTCGAGCAGATTCCCATGATCATCATGGGGCGTCCCCAACATCCGAATCAAAATATACAGCAGGGCTGGAAAATCCTGCAGGAATACCTTACCTTTAAAATAGCGGCGGAATACCGGTTTTCAAAAACTCAAAAGGCCTTCATTTCAGAAGGCAGGCAGACTGTTTACGTCTGTGATGTCCAGGCGCTGGATATTTCATCGACACAAATCCGGCAAGCTGTTAAACAAAATCAAAGCATCGACAATTGGGTTCCCGCCCCGGTAGCAGAATATATACATCAAAAAGGACTCTATACATGA
- a CDS encoding DUF2867 domain-containing protein, whose amino-acid sequence MNFTVDIPEIAPLFEGSNYIDIKTIEGKTSLRRFVASMLSYYPWWIVLLYRIRSALVKILGLVAHEAPEVLPSLQPDDVSFVVGDVVTFFTVRLAKEEHYWVSETPQDKHLKAFLGVVVEPIAENRKRFHVATIVHYKHWTGPLYFNLIRPFHHLVVSRMMRAGLTRRPSPLMASAPDDG is encoded by the coding sequence ATGAATTTCACTGTTGACATCCCGGAAATAGCCCCGCTGTTTGAGGGATCAAACTATATCGATATTAAGACCATCGAAGGCAAAACATCATTGCGTCGGTTTGTGGCGTCAATGCTGTCTTACTATCCTTGGTGGATTGTGTTGCTTTATCGTATTCGGAGCGCTCTGGTGAAGATCCTGGGATTAGTGGCGCACGAAGCACCGGAAGTTTTGCCGAGCCTGCAGCCGGATGATGTGTCCTTTGTGGTGGGTGATGTGGTCACCTTCTTTACCGTGCGATTGGCAAAAGAGGAACATTATTGGGTCAGCGAGACACCGCAAGATAAACACTTAAAAGCTTTTTTGGGCGTTGTCGTCGAACCTATAGCCGAAAACCGCAAACGCTTTCATGTGGCCACCATTGTACACTACAAACACTGGACCGGCCCGCTGTATTTTAACTTGATTCGCCCCTTTCACCATCTGGTGGTCAGTCGCATGATGCGAGCCGGGTTGACGCGCCGACCATCACCGCTTATGGCAAGCGCTCCAGATGACGGTTGA
- the obgE gene encoding GTPase ObgE, producing MKFIDEARITLQSGDGGRGCVSLRREKHVPRGGPDGGDGGKGGDVILKSSLRRRTLYPFQFKREFKAKNGAHGQGKQKTGKNGPDLIIEIPPGTLVKDAATGEVLKDFISAGESYTVVKGGRGGQGNARFKTSTHRTPRFAQPGEAGQIRHLKLELKLLADVGIIGLPNAGKSTLISVISSASPKIANYPFTTLTPTLGVVETEWGDPFVVADIPGLIEGAHQGAGLGTQFLRHIERTRILIHLIDAAAIDPRHPRNHLKTVNRELASFNPQLTEKPQIVALNKMDLPGAPEAAEAFVAALDPEPVFLISAKENQGVKRLMSQTIELLDKSDER from the coding sequence GTGAAATTTATTGATGAAGCACGAATCACCTTGCAGTCCGGTGATGGCGGGCGGGGATGCGTCAGTCTGCGACGTGAAAAACATGTTCCCCGCGGCGGCCCGGACGGCGGTGATGGCGGAAAAGGCGGAGATGTAATCTTAAAGAGTTCATTGCGCCGCCGCACCCTCTATCCCTTTCAATTCAAACGCGAGTTTAAAGCCAAAAATGGCGCTCATGGTCAGGGCAAGCAAAAGACCGGGAAAAACGGCCCGGACCTGATCATCGAAATTCCACCCGGCACCCTTGTCAAAGACGCCGCTACCGGCGAAGTTCTTAAGGATTTTATTTCTGCCGGTGAATCTTATACGGTCGTAAAAGGCGGCCGGGGCGGCCAGGGCAATGCGCGCTTTAAAACATCCACCCATCGAACACCCCGTTTTGCTCAACCCGGTGAAGCCGGACAAATCCGCCATCTGAAACTGGAGCTCAAACTCTTGGCTGACGTTGGCATCATCGGCCTGCCCAACGCCGGCAAATCAACTTTGATCAGCGTGATTTCATCCGCTTCCCCTAAGATTGCCAATTACCCGTTTACTACGCTAACTCCCACACTGGGTGTTGTCGAAACCGAATGGGGCGACCCGTTTGTGGTTGCCGATATTCCCGGTTTGATTGAAGGCGCCCATCAGGGGGCCGGTCTGGGTACTCAATTTCTGCGGCATATTGAGCGCACCCGCATCTTAATTCATCTGATCGATGCCGCAGCCATTGATCCGCGACATCCGCGCAATCACCTTAAAACGGTGAATAGGGAATTGGCTTCCTTTAATCCGCAATTGACCGAAAAGCCGCAAATTGTGGCCCTCAACAAAATGGATTTGCCGGGTGCCCCTGAGGCGGCAGAAGCTTTTGTTGCCGCACTGGATCCGGAACCGGTCTTTTTGATTTCGGCTAAAGAAAACCAGGGCGTCAAGCGCCTGATGTCACAAACCATTGAGCTACTGGATAAATCGGACGAAAGGTGA
- a CDS encoding metalloregulator ArsR/SmtB family transcription factor gives MSTVKAQCLDGDDCQIRVIHLDRVEQARRDTVSEKEIERLSSIYKILGDPSRLKIVMALKNVEMCVCDLAAFLGLTESAVSHQLRRFRDLALVKSRRDGQVIYYSLDDEHVAELLNVGLEHVSE, from the coding sequence ATGAGTACTGTAAAAGCGCAATGCTTGGATGGGGATGACTGTCAAATCAGGGTGATCCACCTTGATAGGGTTGAACAGGCGCGCAGAGACACCGTATCAGAAAAAGAAATTGAGCGGCTGTCCTCGATTTACAAGATCCTGGGAGACCCCAGTCGTCTGAAGATCGTCATGGCGCTTAAAAACGTGGAAATGTGCGTTTGTGACCTGGCGGCCTTTCTGGGTCTGACCGAGTCAGCAGTGTCCCATCAACTTCGGCGTTTTCGCGATCTGGCCCTGGTCAAAAGCCGCCGTGATGGTCAGGTGATCTATTATTCGCTGGATGATGAGCATGTGGCGGAGTTGTTGAATGTGGGGCTTGAGCATGTCTCCGAGTAA
- a CDS encoding PilZ domain-containing protein: MKKDKIYSLRMNSKVREALQRASNKEQRSVASLMDKIIMDYLTREGFLSDADYGVERRQFNRKKITVPTETTFTEGQTQKAVPGVVLDLSLGGALITYPKSSDVRFSSVGKLPEFGLELQVPGRTDLLHFDCNAKHMRDTGEEIHVGASFSNPEDKELQKLNEYLSDKQSEKKDS; the protein is encoded by the coding sequence ATGAAAAAAGATAAAATCTATTCTCTGCGAATGAACAGCAAAGTCCGCGAGGCGCTTCAACGGGCATCGAACAAAGAGCAGCGCTCTGTGGCCTCATTAATGGACAAAATCATCATGGATTATTTGACCCGGGAAGGATTTCTCAGTGACGCGGATTACGGGGTCGAGCGACGTCAGTTTAATCGCAAAAAAATTACGGTACCCACAGAGACAACCTTCACGGAAGGCCAAACCCAAAAAGCAGTGCCCGGGGTTGTGCTGGATCTGTCTCTGGGCGGTGCTTTAATCACCTACCCGAAGAGTTCCGATGTTCGGTTTTCATCGGTTGGTAAATTGCCTGAATTCGGCCTTGAGCTGCAGGTACCCGGCCGGACGGATTTGTTGCACTTCGATTGCAATGCCAAGCACATGCGCGATACCGGGGAAGAGATTCATGTGGGCGCCAGCTTCAGCAATCCAGAAGACAAAGAATTACAGAAATTAAATGAATATCTTTCTGACAAGCAATCGGAAAAAAAAGATAGCTAG
- a CDS encoding zinc ribbon domain-containing protein gives MAFETKEQVLERIMSREKPLCPHCSEEMNLWEVPPVSVGDGLGWGTPYLYICFNDSCSCYESGWDHMKENYAQNASYRCMNYPGTETFEIMPVFSSMGGRGQVIDDQVIAEQEALKEATKKGFSILADCYVSKDGPQILKILLDVTEPVRVRVKAAEMIGDIGELEAIEPIQNVNFGNQILQETVENAISSIHKKFYTRECPFCAEIIKKRAKVCKHCSKDVAGL, from the coding sequence ATGGCGTTTGAAACCAAAGAACAGGTTCTGGAACGGATAATGTCTCGCGAAAAGCCCTTATGTCCGCATTGCAGTGAAGAGATGAACCTATGGGAGGTCCCTCCGGTGTCTGTAGGCGATGGCCTCGGCTGGGGAACGCCTTATCTGTATATCTGCTTTAATGACAGCTGTTCTTGTTACGAGTCCGGCTGGGATCACATGAAGGAAAACTATGCTCAGAACGCTTCCTATCGCTGCATGAACTACCCAGGGACCGAAACATTTGAAATCATGCCGGTTTTCAGCAGCATGGGAGGCCGCGGCCAGGTCATCGATGACCAGGTAATAGCTGAGCAGGAAGCCCTTAAAGAAGCGACCAAAAAAGGATTTTCAATCCTGGCGGATTGCTATGTGAGCAAAGACGGGCCCCAGATTCTCAAAATCCTGCTCGATGTCACCGAGCCGGTTCGCGTCAGGGTTAAGGCCGCAGAGATGATCGGAGACATCGGTGAACTGGAAGCCATCGAGCCTATCCAGAATGTCAATTTCGGCAATCAAATTCTGCAGGAAACAGTCGAAAACGCTATTTCAAGTATTCACAAAAAATTCTATACCCGCGAATGCCCCTTTTGCGCCGAGATTATCAAGAAAAGGGCCAAAGTCTGCAAGCATTGTAGCAAGGATGTCGCCGGCCTCTAA
- a CDS encoding TfoX/Sxy family protein — translation MPYNEEINARIRKIVSRWKNADAKKMFGGVCHLLNGNMVCGVYKDYLILRLGEEASVKALKKTYSRPFDITGKPMKGWVMLEDRGFKSEDQLRAWLNKAKDFVNTLPPK, via the coding sequence ATGCCATATAATGAAGAGATCAATGCTCGGATCAGAAAGATTGTCAGCCGCTGGAAAAATGCCGATGCCAAAAAAATGTTCGGCGGGGTCTGCCACCTGCTGAATGGAAACATGGTTTGCGGGGTTTATAAAGATTATCTCATCCTGCGGCTGGGTGAAGAGGCGTCTGTCAAAGCGTTAAAAAAGACGTATTCGCGACCGTTTGATATCACCGGCAAACCCATGAAAGGTTGGGTGATGCTTGAAGATCGGGGCTTTAAAAGCGAAGATCAACTCAGAGCCTGGCTGAACAAGGCCAAAGATTTTGTCAACACCCTGCCGCCCAAATGA
- a CDS encoding response regulator transcription factor: MAKEKILVVDDEEDILELVRYNLSREGYQVTGTLTGEDALRKVRSDPFDLIVLDLMLPGMDGLAFTRTVKNDARLRSIPIVMLTAKGEEADIVTGLELGADDYITKPFSPKVMIARVRAALRRHKEEPQDEMALVKIYDIEINPGRRRVVVKGEPVDLTYTEFQVLLLLAKRPGWVFTRSHIVNSIRGNDYPVTDRSVDVQIVGLRKKLGAHGKYIETVRGVGYRFKESP; this comes from the coding sequence ATGGCAAAGGAAAAAATATTGGTCGTTGATGATGAGGAGGATATTCTCGAACTTGTGCGCTACAATCTCTCCCGCGAGGGATATCAGGTCACCGGGACGCTGACCGGGGAAGATGCGCTGCGCAAAGTTCGTTCAGATCCATTTGATTTGATCGTGCTGGACCTGATGCTGCCGGGCATGGATGGATTGGCGTTTACCAGAACCGTTAAAAATGATGCCCGACTGCGCAGCATCCCCATAGTGATGCTGACCGCCAAAGGCGAAGAAGCCGACATCGTCACCGGACTCGAGCTAGGTGCCGATGATTATATAACCAAGCCCTTCAGCCCCAAAGTCATGATCGCCCGCGTGCGCGCGGCCCTTCGTCGACACAAAGAAGAGCCGCAAGATGAAATGGCCTTGGTGAAAATCTATGACATCGAAATCAATCCCGGCCGGCGCCGTGTTGTGGTCAAAGGAGAGCCCGTTGATTTAACCTACACCGAATTTCAGGTGCTCTTGCTGTTGGCCAAGCGGCCCGGCTGGGTATTTACCCGCTCTCACATCGTCAATTCGATCCGCGGCAACGACTACCCGGTCACCGACCGCAGTGTGGATGTACAGATCGTGGGGCTGCGCAAAAAACTCGGCGCCCATGGAAAATATATCGAAACCGTACGGGGAGTCGGGTATCGGTTTAAGGAGTCTCCATGA
- a CDS encoding type I restriction enzyme HsdR N-terminal domain-containing protein, translating into MIKPLKPYSMITDFVTGKEIPNVGAEENRQKVEKFLVNEKGYAKADIEVDVDLEISVAGETYRSQIDLVVSLDGGASRFMAIKCAAASLGSREREILAAARLVGDAQIPLSVVSDGKTAIVLDTVSGRKLAEGLEAIPSKEQAHEQLNKLNLQPFPEAKREREGLIFRTYDSMNVNVSRNLT; encoded by the coding sequence ATGATAAAACCGCTAAAACCCTACTCCATGATAACCGATTTTGTGACCGGTAAGGAAATTCCCAATGTCGGGGCTGAGGAAAACAGGCAGAAGGTGGAAAAATTCTTGGTCAATGAAAAAGGGTATGCCAAAGCAGATATCGAAGTCGATGTTGACCTTGAAATCAGCGTTGCAGGTGAAACCTACCGCTCGCAAATAGACCTTGTGGTCAGCCTCGATGGCGGCGCCAGCCGATTTATGGCCATAAAATGTGCCGCGGCTTCTTTAGGCTCACGGGAAAGAGAAATTTTAGCGGCTGCCCGGCTTGTGGGGGATGCTCAAATTCCGCTGAGTGTCGTATCTGACGGGAAAACCGCAATTGTGCTGGATACGGTTTCCGGCCGTAAGCTGGCAGAGGGGCTGGAAGCCATTCCTTCAAAAGAACAGGCTCACGAGCAGCTTAACAAGCTGAACCTGCAGCCCTTTCCTGAAGCAAAACGGGAGCGCGAAGGCTTAATTTTTCGAACCTATGACAGCATGAACGTTAATGTGAGCCGAAATTTGACGTAG
- a CDS encoding SpoIIE family protein phosphatase — translation MFIASLGQAEDIDTQQAVEAAVKQCRQHLNGHMPQAGIVFAGINFDHRLMLDHINSSFPDLALIGCTTSGEFSSSYGFSDDSIALMVFYSDQIEINAGIGRRLSENPDAAVKSAVKQAKKGLTKPASMCLALPDGYNRSFDPIMKRLNQELSHGCPVFGGAAGTLWHEKDIIYQFYKDEILQDAIPIMVFGGPLEYAFSIANSWKPVGKRARVTAAEDRTVKRIENMTAIEFYQHYLGDHTEPAREFVLAVFEENSERSYLRAPIIYNPDGSITFSESIPEGSTVQLTEAIREFLIDDTKTSVKKLMADDCEFQPTFGLAFSCAFRKDVLGTQVGEELKILQDHLPAQLPLSGFYSFGEIAPLVKGQDSFFHGATLVTLLVGQGNGEVLKRDEAEFLRPLGIEPSKAAESHQDEQQEIAQLKQANEFLTRKLNRSEIYRQRLEEIKDFNSRMHHTIIQEVEEARQEIQQKEAALRKSEEKYRRIVTTAGEGFILMNQDLVITDANQAYCQMIGYAKNDIIGKTPLDLATDDFKQFMQINQEKILSKEYRRFECSLVARDGRIIPVLVHGNTLRDDSNNIIGNMAFVTDMTEQKKALALAAEVQKSLLPQASPQVQGLDVAGKNVSCEEIGGDYFDFLGKKEYPNAPFSIVVGDITGHGVDAALLMTSARAFLRMRAAQSGDISDIISEMNRHLALDVLDTGRFMTLFYMTIDPQNEHLQWVRAGHDPAVLFDPAQNTFEELAGTGIALGVKDDFRYEAYNKTGLSDGQIVAIGTDGIWEACNPNGEMFGKKRFQKVIRDCSKEDANHILGAVYDELDHFTRGLKSEDDITLVVAKVQN, via the coding sequence ATGTTTATTGCAAGCTTGGGCCAGGCAGAGGATATCGATACACAGCAGGCGGTTGAGGCTGCGGTCAAACAGTGCCGGCAGCATCTAAACGGCCATATGCCGCAGGCCGGAATCGTTTTTGCCGGCATCAATTTTGATCATCGGCTGATGCTTGACCACATCAACAGCAGTTTCCCGGACTTGGCGCTAATCGGCTGTACCACCTCCGGCGAATTTTCATCCAGTTACGGGTTCAGCGACGATTCGATCGCCCTGATGGTCTTCTACTCAGATCAAATTGAAATCAACGCCGGGATCGGCCGTCGTTTATCGGAAAATCCAGATGCTGCGGTTAAAAGCGCCGTCAAACAGGCCAAAAAGGGATTGACCAAACCGGCATCAATGTGTTTGGCGTTGCCTGACGGGTACAACCGCTCATTTGATCCGATTATGAAAAGGCTCAATCAGGAGCTCAGTCATGGCTGCCCGGTTTTTGGCGGTGCTGCCGGCACCCTCTGGCATGAAAAAGATATTATTTATCAATTTTATAAGGATGAAATTTTGCAAGACGCCATCCCGATTATGGTATTCGGCGGACCGCTCGAATATGCATTTTCGATTGCCAACAGCTGGAAACCCGTTGGAAAGCGGGCCAGGGTTACCGCGGCAGAGGACCGTACCGTTAAAAGAATCGAAAATATGACCGCAATCGAATTCTATCAACATTACCTGGGTGATCATACAGAGCCAGCCCGCGAATTCGTTCTGGCGGTGTTCGAGGAAAACAGCGAGCGTTCTTACTTGCGCGCCCCGATAATTTATAACCCGGATGGCAGTATTACCTTCTCGGAATCAATCCCCGAAGGCTCGACTGTTCAGCTGACCGAGGCCATCCGTGAATTTTTAATTGATGATACCAAAACATCTGTAAAAAAACTGATGGCTGACGATTGCGAATTTCAGCCGACCTTCGGATTAGCCTTCTCGTGCGCATTTCGCAAAGATGTTTTGGGCACTCAGGTCGGGGAAGAACTCAAAATTTTGCAGGACCACCTGCCGGCACAGTTGCCGCTGAGTGGATTTTATTCATTTGGTGAGATCGCTCCTCTGGTCAAAGGCCAGGATAGCTTTTTCCATGGGGCCACCCTGGTCACCCTGCTGGTCGGTCAGGGTAATGGAGAAGTTTTAAAACGCGATGAGGCCGAATTTTTGCGGCCACTCGGCATTGAGCCATCAAAAGCGGCCGAAAGTCATCAGGATGAGCAGCAGGAGATTGCGCAGCTAAAGCAAGCCAATGAATTCTTGACGAGAAAACTGAACCGCTCAGAAATCTATCGCCAGCGCTTGGAGGAGATTAAGGATTTCAATTCGCGCATGCACCATACAATCATCCAGGAGGTCGAGGAGGCCCGCCAGGAAATTCAGCAAAAAGAAGCGGCCTTACGAAAAAGCGAGGAAAAATACCGTCGCATTGTTACCACTGCCGGCGAAGGCTTTATTTTAATGAATCAAGATCTGGTCATCACGGATGCCAATCAGGCCTACTGTCAGATGATCGGCTACGCCAAAAATGACATTATCGGCAAAACACCATTAGATCTGGCAACCGACGATTTTAAACAATTTATGCAGATCAACCAGGAAAAAATTCTGTCCAAAGAATACCGCCGGTTCGAATGCTCTCTGGTTGCCAGGGACGGCAGAATCATCCCGGTCCTTGTTCACGGCAATACGTTACGCGACGATAGCAATAACATCATCGGGAACATGGCTTTTGTGACCGACATGACCGAACAAAAAAAGGCGCTGGCGCTGGCGGCCGAGGTTCAAAAAAGTCTTCTTCCCCAGGCAAGCCCCCAGGTTCAAGGCCTCGATGTGGCCGGCAAAAATGTCTCCTGTGAGGAAATCGGTGGGGATTATTTTGACTTTCTGGGAAAAAAAGAATATCCCAACGCGCCGTTTAGCATCGTGGTGGGTGATATTACCGGCCACGGAGTGGATGCCGCGTTGCTGATGACCTCAGCGCGCGCCTTTTTGCGCATGCGCGCCGCACAGTCCGGAGATATTTCTGACATCATCTCTGAAATGAACCGTCATTTAGCCCTGGATGTTTTGGATACGGGACGCTTTATGACCCTATTTTATATGACCATCGACCCGCAAAATGAGCATCTTCAATGGGTGCGTGCCGGCCATGATCCGGCCGTCCTTTTTGATCCGGCCCAAAATACATTTGAGGAATTAGCCGGCACCGGTATTGCCTTGGGGGTCAAAGATGATTTTCGATATGAAGCCTATAATAAGACCGGGCTTTCCGATGGGCAGATCGTTGCCATCGGCACAGATGGGATCTGGGAGGCCTGCAACCCCAATGGGGAAATGTTCGGTAAAAAACGATTTCAGAAAGTGATCCGGGATTGTTCAAAAGAAGACGCCAATCATATACTGGGCGCCGTTTATGATGAGCTGGACCATTTTACCCGGGGGCTCAAATCTGAAGATGATATTACACTTGTAGTCGCAAAAGTCCAAAACTGA
- a CDS encoding GNAT family N-acetyltransferase produces MSDSVIAYHEQPPPADDYDQLFETTGWNKSYKASPQQLHRAISDSWYVLSAYENNQLVGFGRIISDGVLYALICDLIVNPACQGQGIGSTLLNKLIEYCRAQDIRVIWLFAAKGKSAFYKKFGFLERPVDAPGMQMTSSAPTGGSAI; encoded by the coding sequence ATGAGCGATTCTGTGATTGCCTATCATGAACAACCGCCACCGGCCGACGATTACGATCAACTGTTTGAAACCACCGGCTGGAACAAATCCTATAAAGCCAGCCCGCAGCAGCTGCACCGCGCCATCTCCGACAGCTGGTATGTGCTCTCTGCCTATGAGAACAATCAGCTGGTTGGCTTCGGGCGCATTATATCCGATGGGGTTTTATATGCCCTGATCTGTGATCTGATTGTCAACCCCGCCTGCCAGGGGCAGGGCATCGGCAGCACCCTGTTGAATAAGTTAATCGAATACTGCCGTGCGCAGGATATCCGGGTCATCTGGCTGTTTGCCGCCAAAGGCAAAAGTGCTTTTTACAAAAAGTTTGGTTTTTTGGAACGGCCGGTTGATGCACCGGGCATGCAAATGACGTCAAGCGCTCCCACAGGCGGGTCTGCGATTTAA